Genomic segment of Microcoleus sp. bin38.metabat.b11b12b14.051:
ATTTTCGTTACCTACTCAAGGATTCGGGCCCCCTGACGCACCCTACGGTTAGCTTCGTTATTGTAGTTCGATCGCCCGCCAGCGTTGCTTGCAGCATGGGTTTGCCCCAAAACATGGTAAATTCAGTTAGACAGACTTTTGTCAAAATACAGAACTGAGCACTTGTAGTCGATCGACCGATACGCCATGCCAGATTCCGAATTCTCAGACGATTTAAAATGGACGCCCGAAGCCAAAGCCAAGCTAAAAAATATTCCCTATTTTGTCCGGGGACAAGCTCGCGTGCGAATCGAGCAATTGGCCCGCGAAGCCGAAACAGAAGTCGTTACCGTTGACTTAGTTGAGCAAGCTCGCATCGAGTTTGGGCAATAAGGGATCGAAATGTACCCTAAAGCTTTAGACTATAAATTGCGTTGTAAGGACAAGGATTTAACAAAGTAGTGCGGAAAATAGTTATAGCTGGCAACTGGAAAATGTACAAAACTAGGGCAGAATCCCTAGAGTTTCTTCAAGGATTCATGTCCTGCCTGACGGAAACCCCAGAAGAACGGGAAGTCGTGCTTTGCGTTCCCTTTACAGATTTGAGTGTCCTCTCGAAAAACCTCCACGGAAGCCGGATCAGGCTCGGTGCTCAGAACGTTCACTGGCAAGAGTCGGGAGCTTATACTGGTGAAATTTCCGGGCAGATGCTAACAGAGCTTGGGGTGCGCTACGTCATCGTCGGGCACAGCGAGCGCCGGCAATATTTTGGGGAAACTGACGAAACAGTGAATTTGCGGCTGAAAGCTGCTCAGAAATCCGGTTTAATTCCGATTCTGTGCGTGGGAGAGACAAAGCAACAGCGGGATGCTGGAGAAACGGAAGCTCATATTTTTTCTCAGTTAGCGCAGGATTTGGTTGGTGTTGACCAAGATAATTTGGTAATAGCTTACGAACCGATTTGGGCGATCGGCACTGGCGATACTTGCGAAACGAAGGAAGCTAACCGAGTTATTGGTTTGATTCGCAGTAAATTGACTAATCCTGATGTGCCTATTCAGTACGGCGGCTCTGTGAAAGGAGACAATATTGATGAAGTTATGGCGATGCCTGAGATTGACGGGGTTTTAGTAGGCGGTGCGAGTTTGG
This window contains:
- the tpiA gene encoding triose-phosphate isomerase; the encoded protein is MRKIVIAGNWKMYKTRAESLEFLQGFMSCLTETPEEREVVLCVPFTDLSVLSKNLHGSRIRLGAQNVHWQESGAYTGEISGQMLTELGVRYVIVGHSERRQYFGETDETVNLRLKAAQKSGLIPILCVGETKQQRDAGETEAHIFSQLAQDLVGVDQDNLVIAYEPIWAIGTGDTCETKEANRVIGLIRSKLTNPDVPIQYGGSVKGDNIDEVMAMPEIDGVLVGGASLEAASFNRIVNYK
- a CDS encoding PCP reductase family protein; its protein translation is MPDSEFSDDLKWTPEAKAKLKNIPYFVRGQARVRIEQLAREAETEVVTVDLVEQARIEFGQ